The following are encoded in a window of Pseudomonas sp. JQ170C genomic DNA:
- a CDS encoding TolC family outer membrane protein: MRASLFTALPFALAASFVQAQSLPEAMQKALEVHPEIQAGVNSRIAADYQLRAAKGGYLPRVDVLAGYGREGTDSPSTGNRWETLDRGESSVRLRQMVFDGFATSSEVGRQQATVNSRAYSLLGSSERTALTVAQVYLDVLSRREMVRLAEDNLRSHERIFDQIKLRTARGVGRLADLDQAEARLAQAQNNLITEQTNLADAKTNYLSVVGQMPDELSAPAPFIDLLPANLDEARQQMIESSPVLRSAESDIAAAEQQYEAAKSSFYPRFDAELGRTADNDLDGMNGHNNEWQAMLRMSFNLYAGGSNKADLESKSYLTNQALDIRNNALRQLNEELGLAWNAMDNANAQLPIAQQYVDRSSSVRSAYQKQFSLGERTLLDLLDSENELFTAQRRLTDVKFIQVFTQYRIKATIGQLLKSQGVVAPMATVVQNDMKPKVSLPGMN, translated from the coding sequence ATGCGCGCGTCACTGTTCACTGCTCTTCCCTTCGCCCTCGCTGCCAGTTTTGTTCAAGCACAATCCCTGCCAGAGGCCATGCAGAAAGCCCTTGAGGTTCACCCTGAGATCCAGGCCGGGGTCAACAGCCGAATCGCTGCCGACTACCAACTGCGTGCTGCCAAGGGCGGCTATTTGCCGCGGGTCGATGTGCTGGCAGGTTACGGTCGTGAAGGCACCGACAGCCCGAGTACCGGCAACCGCTGGGAGACGCTGGATCGGGGTGAGTCCAGCGTGCGTCTGCGGCAAATGGTTTTTGACGGTTTTGCCACTTCCAGTGAAGTCGGGCGTCAACAAGCCACCGTCAATTCCCGTGCCTATTCCTTGCTGGGCTCCTCGGAGCGCACCGCATTGACCGTAGCCCAGGTGTATCTGGATGTCCTGAGCCGGCGTGAAATGGTGCGTCTGGCCGAAGACAACCTGCGCAGCCACGAACGTATTTTCGATCAGATCAAACTGCGTACCGCTCGCGGCGTAGGTCGCCTGGCTGACCTGGACCAGGCCGAAGCGCGCCTGGCCCAGGCCCAGAACAACCTGATCACCGAACAGACCAACCTGGCAGACGCCAAGACCAACTACCTGAGCGTGGTCGGGCAGATGCCCGATGAGCTGAGCGCTCCGGCACCGTTCATTGATTTGCTGCCGGCCAACCTTGATGAAGCCCGTCAGCAAATGATCGAGAGCAGCCCGGTCCTGCGCTCGGCCGAGTCCGACATTGCGGCGGCTGAACAACAGTACGAAGCGGCGAAATCCTCGTTCTATCCGCGTTTCGATGCAGAACTGGGTCGCACGGCCGATAACGATCTTGATGGAATGAACGGCCACAACAACGAATGGCAAGCTATGCTTCGCATGAGCTTTAACTTGTACGCGGGTGGTAGCAACAAGGCCGACTTGGAATCCAAGTCGTACTTGACCAACCAGGCGCTGGACATTCGCAACAATGCCTTGCGCCAGCTCAATGAGGAATTAGGCTTGGCATGGAATGCTATGGACAACGCCAACGCGCAATTGCCTATTGCCCAGCAATATGTCGATCGCAGCAGCAGTGTGCGCTCTGCCTACCAGAAGCAATTCAGCCTGGGCGAACGTACTTTGCTCGACTTGCTCGATAGCGAGAACGAACTCTTCACTGCACAGCGCCGCCTGACGGACGTGAAGTTCATTCAAGTGTTTACTCAATATCGAATCAAGGCGACCATTGGTCAGCTGCTCAAAAGCCAGGGTGTTGTCGCGCCTATGGCCACTGTTGTGCAGAACGATATGAAACCTAAAGTGAGCCTGCCAGGGATGAACTGA
- a CDS encoding type I secretion system permease/ATPase, whose protein sequence is MESEVSRVQLTHDPRSQHDDPLLDSLLSLCVLHQKPASRAMLTTGLPLPAQRLSPELLPRAAARAGLQGRLLQRKLEQIPSIAMPAMLLLKDGRSTVLLGWENEDTARLLLSESDGGEVHVSREALQSDYSGRVFFAQPQHKFDVNHGTLIPRARSWFRDTLKRSRWLYIDAIAASLVINLIALAAPLFVMNVYDRVVPNQATSTLWVLAIGISGAYLFDLVLKGLRSLCLDLAGKKTDLIISATLFERIVGMAMKYRPARVGSFAQNIHEFQGLRDFLASLTLTSLIDLPFTLLILLVIAIIGGHLVWIPIIAFPLALGIGYALQKPLVATLERTMALASERQSSLIETLAGLDAVKVNNAESERQYMWEQTIGTLSRLELRVKVLSGLAMNITLLIQQLAGVALICAGVYQIMAGNLSMGGLIACYMLSGRALGPLGQLSGLLTRYQQAKVTMVSTDQMMELPQERNFEERPLSRRVLQGAIEFRGVDFTYPNQQNLALKGINLSIRPGEKIGIIGRSGSGKSSLAKLVVGLYEADRGSLLVDGVDIRQIDVSELRHNIGYVPQDIQLLAGTLRDNLVSGARYVEDEMVLQAAELSGVHEFARLHPQGYELQVGERGQNLSGGQRQNVALGRALLLNPQILLLDEPTSAMDNTGEERLKQRLQAVIENKTVVLVTHRASLLSLVDRLIVVDRGQIVADGPKAAVMDALKKGQISVA, encoded by the coding sequence GTGGAATCAGAAGTCAGTCGAGTCCAACTCACCCATGATCCACGCAGCCAGCACGACGATCCGTTGCTGGACAGCCTGCTGTCGCTCTGTGTGCTGCACCAGAAGCCCGCCAGCCGGGCGATGCTGACCACCGGCCTGCCGTTGCCGGCCCAGCGCCTGAGCCCGGAGCTGCTGCCTCGTGCAGCGGCCCGAGCCGGTCTGCAGGGGCGCTTGCTGCAGCGCAAGCTTGAGCAGATTCCGAGCATCGCCATGCCGGCCATGCTGCTGCTCAAGGATGGTCGCAGCACGGTTTTGCTGGGTTGGGAGAATGAAGATACCGCGCGGCTGCTGCTCAGCGAGAGCGACGGCGGCGAGGTGCATGTCAGTCGTGAAGCCCTGCAGAGCGACTACAGTGGGCGGGTATTCTTCGCCCAGCCGCAGCACAAGTTCGACGTCAATCACGGCACCTTGATCCCGCGCGCGCGCTCCTGGTTCCGTGACACTCTCAAGCGCAGCCGTTGGTTGTACATCGACGCCATCGCCGCCAGCCTGGTGATCAACCTGATTGCCCTGGCCGCGCCGCTGTTCGTGATGAACGTCTACGACCGCGTGGTACCCAACCAGGCCACTTCGACGCTCTGGGTGCTGGCCATCGGTATCAGCGGTGCCTACCTGTTCGATCTGGTCCTCAAGGGTTTGCGCAGTCTGTGCCTGGACCTTGCCGGCAAAAAGACCGACCTGATCATTTCCGCCACGCTGTTCGAGCGTATCGTCGGCATGGCGATGAAGTACCGCCCGGCACGGGTTGGCAGCTTTGCCCAGAACATCCACGAGTTCCAGGGGCTGCGCGACTTTCTCGCTTCGCTGACCCTGACCAGCCTGATCGACCTGCCTTTCACCCTGCTGATCCTGCTGGTAATCGCCATCATCGGCGGGCACCTGGTGTGGATTCCGATCATTGCCTTCCCCCTGGCCCTTGGCATCGGCTACGCCTTGCAGAAGCCCCTGGTCGCGACCCTTGAGCGGACCATGGCCCTGGCCTCCGAGCGCCAGTCGAGCCTGATCGAGACCCTGGCTGGCCTCGATGCGGTCAAGGTCAACAACGCCGAGAGCGAACGCCAGTACATGTGGGAGCAGACCATCGGCACCCTCAGCCGCCTGGAGCTGCGGGTCAAGGTGTTGTCGGGCCTGGCGATGAACATCACCTTGCTGATCCAGCAACTGGCGGGTGTGGCGCTGATCTGCGCCGGTGTCTACCAGATCATGGCCGGTAACCTCAGCATGGGCGGCCTGATCGCCTGCTACATGCTCAGTGGTCGTGCACTGGGCCCATTGGGCCAGCTGTCCGGTCTGCTGACCCGTTACCAGCAAGCCAAGGTCACCATGGTCTCCACCGACCAGATGATGGAGCTGCCGCAAGAGCGCAACTTTGAAGAGCGTCCACTGAGCCGTCGGGTGCTTCAAGGCGCCATCGAGTTCCGGGGTGTCGACTTCACCTACCCGAACCAACAGAACCTGGCCCTCAAGGGCATCAACCTGTCCATTCGTCCGGGCGAGAAAATCGGCATCATCGGTCGTAGCGGCTCGGGCAAGAGCTCGCTGGCCAAGCTGGTGGTCGGCCTGTATGAAGCCGACCGGGGCTCGTTGCTGGTCGATGGCGTGGACATTCGCCAAATCGACGTCAGCGAACTGCGCCACAACATCGGCTACGTCCCACAAGACATCCAACTGCTGGCAGGTACCCTGCGCGACAACCTGGTCAGCGGTGCCCGCTATGTCGAAGACGAAATGGTGCTGCAAGCTGCCGAGCTGTCGGGTGTTCACGAATTCGCCCGCCTGCATCCGCAAGGCTACGAGTTGCAGGTTGGCGAGCGAGGCCAGAACCTCTCCGGTGGTCAGCGCCAGAACGTCGCTCTGGGCCGGGCACTGTTGCTCAACCCGCAAATCCTGCTGCTCGACGAACCTACCAGCGCCATGGACAACACCGGCGAAGAGCGTCTCAAGCAACGCCTGCAAGCTGTCATCGAGAACAAGACCGTGGTCCTGGTTACCCACCGGGCATCGTTGTTGTCACTGGTTGATCGCCTGATCGTCGTGGACCGTGGACAGATTGTTGCGGATGGCCCGAAAGCCGCCGTCATGGATGCGCTGAAGAAGGGGCAGATCAGTGTTGCTTAA
- a CDS encoding HlyD family type I secretion periplasmic adaptor subunit — protein MDMGQFKDSLRKYFKGSESLSGQPLPEVNKALIEDAPRIVRLTIWGVIAFFLFLGLWANFAIIDEVTRGEGKAIPSSKLQKIQNLEGGIVAQIYAKEGEIVEIGDPLLRLDDTRFVSNVGETEADRLAMALRVERLSAEVEDRPLKIDEEIRKAAPSQAANEESLYQSRRQQLQDEIGGLQEQLVQRQQELREFSSKQSQYRNSLQLLRQEISMSEPLVAQGAISQVEVLRLKRAEVENRGQLDATSLAIPRAESAIKEVERKIDETRGKFRSEALTQLNEARTDLSKAQATGKALDDRVSRTLVTSPVRGIVKQLLVNTIGGVIQPGSDLVEIVPLDDTLLVEARIRPQDIAFLHPGQEAMVKFTAYDFTIYGGLKAKLEQIGADTITDEDNNTFYVIKLRTERSHLGTDENPLLIIPGMVASVDIITGKKSVLSYLLKPIIRARAEALRER, from the coding sequence ATGGATATGGGCCAGTTCAAGGACAGCCTGCGCAAATACTTCAAAGGCTCCGAGTCCCTCAGTGGCCAGCCGCTGCCTGAGGTCAACAAGGCGCTGATCGAAGACGCACCGCGTATTGTGCGATTGACCATTTGGGGCGTGATCGCCTTCTTCCTGTTCCTCGGGCTCTGGGCCAACTTCGCCATTATCGACGAAGTCACCCGCGGTGAAGGTAAGGCCATCCCGTCGTCCAAGCTGCAGAAAATCCAGAACCTGGAAGGCGGCATCGTTGCGCAGATCTACGCCAAAGAGGGTGAGATCGTCGAAATTGGCGACCCACTGCTGCGCCTGGATGACACCCGCTTCGTCTCCAACGTCGGCGAGACCGAAGCTGACCGCCTGGCCATGGCCCTGCGGGTCGAGCGCCTGAGTGCCGAAGTCGAAGACCGCCCACTGAAGATCGACGAAGAAATCCGCAAGGCTGCGCCCAGCCAGGCGGCCAACGAAGAATCCCTGTATCAGAGCCGCCGCCAGCAACTGCAGGATGAGATTGGTGGCCTGCAGGAACAGCTAGTGCAGCGTCAGCAGGAGTTGCGCGAGTTCAGCTCCAAGCAGTCGCAATACCGCAACAGTCTGCAGTTGCTGCGCCAGGAGATCAGCATGTCCGAGCCTTTGGTGGCCCAGGGCGCAATCTCCCAGGTTGAAGTGCTGCGCCTCAAGCGCGCCGAGGTAGAGAACCGCGGCCAGCTGGACGCCACCTCGCTGGCCATTCCGCGTGCCGAGTCGGCGATCAAGGAAGTCGAGCGCAAGATTGATGAAACGCGCGGCAAATTCCGCAGCGAAGCCCTCACCCAGCTCAATGAAGCGCGTACCGACCTGAGCAAGGCGCAGGCCACCGGCAAGGCCCTGGATGACCGTGTCAGCCGGACCCTGGTGACCTCGCCGGTGCGCGGTATCGTCAAGCAGCTGCTGGTCAATACCATCGGTGGCGTGATCCAGCCGGGCAGCGACCTGGTCGAGATCGTGCCGCTGGATGACACCTTGCTGGTGGAAGCGCGCATTCGTCCGCAAGACATCGCCTTCCTGCACCCGGGCCAGGAGGCCATGGTCAAGTTCACCGCGTATGACTTCACCATCTACGGTGGCCTCAAGGCCAAGCTGGAGCAGATCGGCGCCGATACCATCACCGACGAAGACAACAACACCTTCTACGTGATCAAGCTGCGCACCGAGCGCAGCCACCTGGGCACTGACGAGAACCCGCTGCTGATCATTCCTGGCATGGTGGCGTCGGTGGATATCATCACCGGCAAGAAGAGTGTGCTGAGCTACCTGCTCAAGCCGATCATCCGCGCACGGGCCGAAGCACTGCGCGAACGTTGA
- a CDS encoding helix-turn-helix transcriptional regulator produces the protein MPSATTRATLSRQWELLRQLPSRSPGLTSAELVARLQDAGFSISKRSIERDLNELSLIFPLERNDKSIPYGWHWAANACVELRGISVNEALSLALVEEAVRPLLPGSMLKVLDARFSHARQKLEHLSGANKVARWLDKVASVRADMNMQAPEVPDTILETVQQALLEEYQLHCQYYSAHNDKLSELTLNPLALIQRGQISYLIATAEPYSDIRQFAVHRFRRLRILDQATQGLHDFDLQAYLRSDALQFGDTDKIELQAWISDNLARLVRETPLSADMQLTPLDQGHRLQATVSNSWQLRWWLLSQGDGLIVEQPLVLREQIAQTLINAAAQYT, from the coding sequence TTGCCCTCTGCCACCACCCGAGCCACCCTCAGCCGTCAATGGGAGTTGCTGCGCCAGTTGCCCAGCCGCTCACCAGGATTGACCAGCGCCGAGTTGGTTGCCCGCCTGCAGGACGCAGGCTTTTCCATCAGCAAGCGCAGCATCGAACGTGACCTGAACGAGTTGTCGCTGATCTTCCCGCTTGAACGCAATGACAAGAGCATCCCCTATGGTTGGCACTGGGCCGCCAATGCCTGCGTCGAACTGCGCGGGATCAGCGTGAATGAAGCCCTGAGCCTGGCCCTGGTCGAAGAAGCGGTTCGACCGCTGCTGCCAGGCAGCATGCTCAAGGTGCTGGATGCGCGCTTCAGCCATGCCCGGCAAAAGCTTGAGCACCTGTCCGGGGCAAACAAGGTTGCGCGCTGGCTGGACAAGGTCGCCAGCGTGCGCGCCGACATGAACATGCAGGCTCCGGAAGTGCCCGACACCATACTGGAAACAGTGCAGCAGGCCCTGCTGGAGGAATACCAGCTGCACTGCCAGTACTACTCAGCGCACAACGACAAGCTGAGCGAGCTGACCCTCAACCCGCTGGCCTTGATCCAGCGCGGCCAGATCAGCTACCTGATCGCTACGGCCGAGCCTTACAGCGATATTCGCCAGTTCGCCGTGCATCGCTTTCGCAGGCTGCGCATTCTCGATCAAGCCACCCAGGGCCTGCATGACTTTGACCTGCAGGCTTACCTGCGCAGCGACGCCTTGCAGTTTGGCGATACCGACAAGATCGAACTGCAGGCCTGGATCAGCGATAACCTGGCGCGCCTGGTGCGCGAGACGCCGTTGTCGGCAGACATGCAGCTTACCCCGCTGGACCAGGGCCACCGCTTGCAGGCGACGGTAAGCAATAGCTGGCAATTGCGTTGGTGGCTGTTGAGCCAGGGGGATGGGCTGATCGTTGAACAACCCTTGGTGCTGCGCGAGCAGATTGCTCAGACCTTGATCAACGCGGCGGCTCAATACACCTGA
- a CDS encoding tetratricopeptide repeat protein yields the protein MSAASNIYPLLERLLPERVIPAPGRPGHLQRLYAGVGMPSQRAVLGESYSLINRLEEASDLQALYTDLRRQALEGNVAALNDLGWIWLNGKYWRADHTLAGHLLRMAALQGSAPAWFNLGQQFYFGKGVLVAYATAAEYYQQAFERGLEQAAASLGDLYEEEICDSDEQRWTVDLHQAYRWFLRGAQRGDARCRFEVGYRLLHGQTVAVDHKAGVYWLELAAVAGVMQAAEELAVHFSTSSNALRYLFWRDQAINLGSPLALSMKLDDQLQP from the coding sequence ATGTCAGCTGCCAGCAACATTTACCCACTGCTCGAGCGCTTGCTGCCCGAGCGCGTCATCCCTGCGCCGGGACGCCCCGGCCATTTGCAGCGGTTGTATGCCGGGGTTGGCATGCCCAGCCAGCGGGCGGTGCTGGGCGAGAGCTACAGCCTGATCAACCGGCTGGAAGAGGCCAGCGACCTGCAGGCCTTGTACACCGACCTGCGCCGCCAGGCGCTCGAGGGTAATGTGGCGGCGCTCAACGACTTGGGGTGGATCTGGCTCAATGGCAAGTATTGGCGCGCCGATCACACCCTGGCCGGGCATCTGCTGCGCATGGCCGCGTTGCAGGGCAGTGCGCCGGCCTGGTTCAACCTGGGCCAGCAGTTCTACTTCGGCAAGGGCGTGCTCGTGGCCTATGCCACCGCGGCGGAGTATTACCAGCAAGCCTTCGAGCGTGGCCTCGAGCAGGCCGCCGCGTCACTGGGCGACCTCTATGAGGAAGAGATCTGCGACAGCGACGAGCAACGCTGGACTGTCGACTTGCACCAGGCCTACCGCTGGTTCCTGCGCGGTGCGCAGCGGGGCGATGCGCGTTGCCGCTTTGAAGTGGGGTACCGGCTGCTGCATGGCCAGACAGTGGCGGTCGACCACAAGGCCGGGGTCTATTGGCTGGAGTTGGCGGCAGTGGCCGGCGTGATGCAGGCGGCCGAAGAGTTGGCAGTGCATTTCAGCACTTCAAGCAACGCCTTGCGCTACCTGTTCTGGCGCGACCAGGCCATCAACCTCGGCAGTCCACTGGCCTTGAGCATGAAACTCGACGATCAATTGCAGCCGTGA
- a CDS encoding MarR family winged helix-turn-helix transcriptional regulator — translation MTLDALQQHISSGMVVAGRHWRRICQTTLAGYGISEACAIPLLMIVRLGDGVHQVAVAQAAGLESPSLVRLLDQLCNAGFVCRRGDPVDRRAKALSLTPSGRVLAEAIEGELVRLRREVLQGIDEADLLATLRVLRAFEVAAQRTPGVPS, via the coding sequence ATGACTCTCGATGCACTGCAGCAGCACATCAGCAGCGGTATGGTGGTGGCCGGTCGGCACTGGCGGCGGATCTGCCAGACGACCCTGGCCGGCTACGGTATTTCCGAAGCCTGCGCCATACCGTTGCTGATGATCGTTCGCCTGGGCGATGGCGTGCACCAGGTGGCGGTGGCCCAGGCCGCCGGGCTTGAAAGCCCGTCACTGGTGCGCTTGCTCGATCAGCTGTGCAATGCCGGATTCGTCTGCCGACGTGGTGATCCGGTGGATCGCCGCGCCAAGGCCTTGAGCCTGACCCCAAGCGGCCGGGTGTTGGCCGAGGCCATCGAAGGCGAACTGGTGCGCCTGCGCCGCGAGGTGCTGCAAGGCATCGACGAAGCGGACCTGCTGGCCACCTTGCGGGTATTGCGAGCCTTTGAAGTAGCCGCCCAGCGAACCCCGGGCGTGCCTTCATGA
- a CDS encoding FUSC family protein, whose product MNGFFSTLPPARDWFYGVRTFAASMIALYIALLMQLPRPYWAMATVYIVSSPFVGPTSSKALYRAMGTLLGAAGAVFLVPLLVQTPVLLTVAIALWTGTLLFLSLHLRTANSYALMLAGYTLPMIALPVVDDPLRVFDIASSRAQEICLGIVVAAVVGAIFWPRRLTPVVVGATGNWFNEAIRYSDTFLARTASPESVGSLRASMVTTFNSLELMIGQLSHEGARPQTVKNARELRGRMIHLLPVVDALDDALLALEARAPAQAEQFKPVLEQAREWLQRTASDAAPSRWSTLRAQLEQLQPSAAALDERGLLLLSNALYRLAEWVDLWQDCCSLQHAIRNEDLSPWRAVYRHWRLGRLTPFFDRGLMLYSVFSTVTAIIAATTLWILSGWDNGGSAVILAAVACSFFAAMDDPAPQIYRFFFWTAASVVFASLYLFLVLPNLHDFPMLVLAFAVPFICVGTLTVQPQFYLGTLLTIVNTASFISIQGAYDANFLTFINSNLAGPVGLLFAFIWTLVMRPFGVELAAKRMTRFSWRDIVGMTQPATLAEHRRLGVQMLDRLMQHLPRLIQTGQDTGTALRDLRAGLNLLDLLAYMPRVGAQPRQLLQTVVEEVGEHFQACLDARRRLHVPPALLQSMERARRALNLNDLADSAEARVHLLHALSGLRLALLPGVEVVLEPSDDQPQLPYGIDGAPL is encoded by the coding sequence ATGAACGGCTTTTTCAGTACCTTGCCGCCTGCTCGCGACTGGTTTTACGGCGTACGCACGTTCGCCGCCTCCATGATCGCCCTGTACATCGCCTTGCTCATGCAACTGCCTCGTCCTTACTGGGCCATGGCCACGGTGTACATCGTCTCCAGCCCCTTTGTCGGCCCCACCAGTTCCAAGGCGCTGTACCGTGCCATGGGCACCTTGCTGGGAGCCGCGGGGGCAGTATTCCTGGTGCCGTTGCTGGTGCAGACGCCGGTCCTGTTGACCGTGGCCATCGCGCTGTGGACCGGCACGTTACTGTTTCTTTCACTGCACTTGCGTACGGCCAACAGCTACGCCCTGATGCTGGCCGGCTACACCCTGCCGATGATTGCCCTGCCGGTAGTCGATGACCCGCTCAGGGTGTTCGACATCGCCTCGTCCCGTGCCCAGGAAATCTGCCTGGGCATTGTTGTTGCGGCAGTGGTGGGCGCCATTTTCTGGCCGCGTCGGTTGACCCCGGTGGTCGTGGGCGCCACGGGTAACTGGTTCAACGAAGCGATCCGCTACAGCGATACCTTTCTTGCCCGCACGGCCTCGCCCGAATCCGTCGGCAGCCTGCGCGCCTCGATGGTCACCACCTTCAACTCGCTGGAGCTGATGATCGGCCAACTGTCCCACGAAGGTGCCCGCCCGCAGACGGTAAAAAACGCCCGTGAGCTGCGCGGCCGGATGATTCACCTGTTACCGGTGGTCGATGCCCTGGACGATGCCTTGCTGGCCCTGGAAGCCCGCGCACCGGCACAGGCCGAACAGTTCAAGCCCGTGCTGGAACAGGCCCGGGAGTGGCTCCAGCGCACGGCCAGCGATGCCGCACCAAGCCGCTGGTCGACCTTGCGGGCGCAGCTGGAGCAACTGCAACCCAGCGCCGCAGCGCTCGACGAGCGCGGCTTGCTGTTGTTGTCCAACGCGCTGTACCGCCTGGCCGAGTGGGTCGACCTCTGGCAGGACTGCTGCAGCTTGCAGCATGCCATCCGCAATGAAGACCTCTCGCCCTGGCGTGCGGTGTACCGGCACTGGCGCCTGGGCCGGCTGACGCCATTCTTCGACCGTGGGCTGATGCTGTACTCGGTGTTTTCCACCGTCACCGCGATCATTGCGGCCACCACCTTGTGGATTCTCTCGGGGTGGGACAATGGCGGCAGTGCGGTGATTCTCGCCGCCGTGGCCTGCAGTTTCTTCGCCGCCATGGACGACCCGGCGCCACAGATCTACCGGTTCTTCTTCTGGACGGCCGCGTCGGTGGTGTTCGCCAGCCTCTACCTGTTCCTGGTGCTGCCCAACCTGCACGACTTCCCGATGCTGGTGCTGGCGTTCGCCGTGCCGTTCATCTGCGTGGGGACCCTGACGGTCCAGCCGCAGTTCTACCTCGGCACCTTGCTGACCATCGTCAACACCGCCTCGTTCATCAGCATCCAGGGTGCCTACGACGCCAACTTCCTGACGTTCATCAACTCCAACCTGGCCGGGCCGGTGGGGTTGCTGTTTGCCTTTATCTGGACCCTGGTCATGCGCCCGTTCGGTGTGGAGCTGGCGGCCAAGCGCATGACGCGCTTCAGCTGGCGCGACATCGTCGGCATGACCCAGCCGGCCACCTTGGCCGAGCATCGACGGTTGGGCGTACAGATGCTCGACCGCCTGATGCAGCACTTGCCGCGCCTGATCCAGACCGGCCAGGACACCGGTACCGCCCTGCGCGACCTGCGCGCCGGCCTGAACCTGCTCGACTTGCTGGCGTACATGCCGCGGGTAGGCGCGCAGCCACGGCAGTTGCTGCAAACGGTAGTGGAGGAGGTGGGCGAACACTTCCAGGCCTGCCTGGACGCCCGTCGTCGCCTGCATGTCCCCCCTGCGCTGCTGCAGAGCATGGAACGCGCCCGCCGTGCCCTTAACCTCAACGACCTGGCCGACAGCGCCGAAGCCCGTGTTCACCTGCTGCACGCCTTGAGCGGCCTGCGCCTGGCGCTGTTGCCGGGCGTCGAAGTGGTGCTGGAGCCCTCCGACGATCAGCCGCAACTGCCCTATGGCATCGATGGAGCGCCCCTGTGA
- a CDS encoding DUF1656 domain-containing protein → MIGELDISGVFLPTLLVMMVLTYLLFLGVHAVLTRVHFYRLVWHRALFNVALYAVLLGTVDHFCRNLMLP, encoded by the coding sequence GTGATCGGTGAACTGGATATCAGCGGGGTCTTCCTGCCTACGCTGCTGGTGATGATGGTACTGACCTACCTGCTGTTTCTCGGCGTACATGCCGTACTCACCCGTGTGCATTTCTACCGCCTGGTCTGGCACCGGGCGTTGTTCAACGTTGCGCTTTACGCCGTGCTGCTCGGCACGGTCGACCACTTTTGCCGAAACCTGATGCTGCCATGA
- a CDS encoding efflux RND transporter periplasmic adaptor subunit, with translation MKKPLLTLGRVVLTLLVVTLATVLVWQMVMYYMFAPWTRDGHIRADVIQIAPDVSGLIQQVEVRDNQVVKRGDVLFTIDQDRFKLALRHAQATLAERKETLAQASREARRNRGLGNLVAQEQLEESQSREARAQSALAEAQVAVDAAQLNLDRSVVRSPVDGYLNDRAPRPHEFVSVGKPVLSVVDSNSYHVDGYFEETKLSGIHIGQAVDIRVMGDSARLRGHVQSFAAGIEDRDRSSGANLLPNVNPAFSWVRLAQRIPVRIAFDEVPADFRMIAGRTATVSIIDGNDQ, from the coding sequence ATGAAAAAACCCTTGTTGACCCTGGGCCGCGTGGTCCTGACCCTGCTGGTAGTGACCCTGGCGACCGTACTGGTCTGGCAGATGGTCATGTACTACATGTTCGCCCCCTGGACCCGCGACGGGCACATCCGTGCCGACGTGATCCAGATCGCCCCCGACGTGTCCGGGCTGATCCAGCAGGTCGAGGTGCGCGACAACCAGGTGGTCAAGCGCGGCGACGTGCTGTTCACCATCGACCAGGACCGCTTCAAGCTGGCCCTGCGGCATGCCCAGGCCACCCTGGCCGAGCGCAAGGAAACCCTGGCCCAGGCCAGCCGTGAAGCGCGCCGAAACCGTGGCCTGGGTAACCTGGTGGCGCAGGAGCAGCTTGAAGAGAGCCAGTCCCGCGAGGCCCGGGCGCAGTCGGCGCTGGCCGAGGCGCAGGTGGCGGTGGACGCGGCGCAGCTGAACCTGGACCGCTCGGTGGTGCGCAGCCCCGTCGATGGCTACCTGAACGACCGCGCGCCACGGCCCCACGAGTTCGTCAGCGTGGGCAAGCCGGTGCTCTCGGTGGTCGACAGCAATTCCTACCACGTGGATGGTTACTTTGAAGAAACCAAGCTGTCGGGCATCCACATCGGTCAGGCGGTGGATATCCGCGTGATGGGCGACAGCGCGCGCTTGCGTGGCCATGTGCAGAGCTTTGCCGCCGGCATTGAAGACCGCGACCGCAGTAGTGGCGCCAACCTGCTGCCCAACGTCAACCCGGCCTTCAGCTGGGTGCGCCTGGCCCAGCGGATTCCGGTACGGATCGCCTTCGACGAAGTGCCGGCCGACTTTCGCATGATCGCCGGGCGTACCGCGACGGTGTCGATCATCGACGGTAACGACCAATGA